In Kineococcus mangrovi, a single genomic region encodes these proteins:
- a CDS encoding holo-ACP synthase, which translates to MIIGIGIDVVDVARFRRQVERTPLLLERLFGDGERGLPAESLAARFAAKEAVAKALGAPVGLVWRDVVVEREDGHRPEIVVKGSAKETAEEMGVATFHLSLSHDAGIATAMVVAESA; encoded by the coding sequence GTGATCATCGGCATCGGGATCGACGTCGTGGACGTCGCCCGCTTCAGACGTCAGGTGGAGCGCACGCCGCTGCTGCTCGAACGGCTCTTCGGCGACGGTGAGCGGGGTCTGCCCGCCGAGTCGCTCGCGGCGCGGTTCGCGGCCAAGGAGGCCGTCGCCAAGGCGCTCGGCGCACCCGTCGGGCTCGTCTGGCGCGACGTCGTCGTGGAGCGCGAGGACGGGCACCGGCCCGAGATCGTCGTGAAGGGCAGCGCGAAGGAGACCGCCGAGGAGATGGGGGTGGCGACCTTCCACCTGTCCCTCTCGCACGACGCGGGCATCGCGACCGCCATGGTGGTCGCCGAGTCGGCGTGA
- a CDS encoding NAD(P)H-hydrate epimerase, producing the protein MIAAHTVEDVRRTEAAAMAALPPGTLMQRAAAALAVACADVLRESAGGVNGRSVVVLAGAGDNGGDALLAAARLARRGAAVTALLTADRVHDDALADAHRAGVRSRPWRAGDEDVCAAADLLLDGIAGIGGRGGLRPAFEGLSAVDGPAVVAVDLPSGLDADTGAVTGEVLAADLTVTFGTAKPVHLLGPAAALCGRLLVADIGLTDLPAAAVERVEPADVAARWRRPRPSDDKYSRGVVGVVAGGPDYTGAAVLAVQAAVRAGAGMVRYVGPAHPSELVRHARPEVVAGPGRVQAWVLGPGVSPDDPEQRAHVREALRGGEPAVVDAGALADLPALGPQHVLTPHAGELARLLGADRSAVEADPLTHARRVHEETGATVLLKGTVTTVVGARVLTAAAAPAWLATAGAGDVLAGILGTALAGLRDPHDPEAVACAAADAAVLHGRAAALASATGPLAALDVAEAVPAALTSLPGWDAL; encoded by the coding sequence GTGATCGCCGCGCACACCGTCGAGGACGTCCGCCGCACCGAGGCCGCCGCGATGGCCGCCCTGCCCCCCGGCACGCTCATGCAGCGCGCCGCCGCCGCCCTGGCCGTCGCCTGCGCCGACGTCCTGCGCGAGAGCGCGGGCGGGGTCAACGGCCGCTCCGTCGTCGTCCTGGCCGGGGCCGGCGACAACGGCGGGGACGCGTTGCTCGCCGCCGCCCGGCTCGCCCGCCGCGGCGCCGCCGTCACCGCCCTGCTCACCGCCGACCGCGTCCACGACGACGCGCTCGCCGACGCCCACCGCGCCGGGGTCCGCAGCCGCCCGTGGCGCGCCGGCGACGAGGACGTGTGCGCCGCGGCCGACCTGCTGCTCGACGGCATCGCCGGGATCGGCGGTCGCGGGGGCCTGCGCCCCGCGTTCGAGGGCCTGTCGGCCGTCGACGGGCCCGCCGTCGTCGCCGTCGACCTGCCCTCGGGCCTGGACGCCGACACCGGCGCGGTGACGGGCGAGGTCCTCGCCGCCGACCTCACCGTGACGTTCGGGACGGCCAAGCCCGTCCACCTGCTGGGCCCGGCAGCCGCCCTCTGCGGGCGGCTGCTCGTCGCCGACATCGGCCTGACCGACCTGCCCGCCGCGGCGGTCGAGCGGGTGGAACCCGCCGACGTGGCCGCCCGCTGGCGCCGGCCCCGGCCCTCGGACGACAAGTACTCCCGCGGGGTCGTGGGCGTCGTGGCGGGCGGACCGGACTACACCGGCGCGGCCGTCCTGGCCGTGCAGGCCGCCGTCCGCGCCGGGGCCGGGATGGTCCGCTACGTCGGGCCCGCGCACCCGAGCGAGCTCGTCCGGCACGCCCGGCCCGAGGTCGTCGCCGGCCCCGGGCGCGTCCAGGCGTGGGTCCTGGGCCCCGGGGTCTCCCCGGACGACCCCGAGCAGCGGGCCCACGTCCGCGAGGCCCTGCGCGGCGGGGAACCGGCCGTCGTCGACGCCGGAGCCCTGGCCGACCTGCCCGCGCTCGGGCCGCAGCACGTCCTCACCCCCCACGCCGGCGAGCTGGCGCGCCTCCTCGGCGCCGACCGGTCCGCCGTGGAGGCCGACCCGCTCACCCACGCACGCCGGGTCCACGAGGAGACGGGCGCGACCGTCCTGCTCAAGGGCACGGTGACGACCGTCGTCGGGGCCCGCGTCCTCACCGCGGCCGCCGCCCCCGCCTGGCTCGCGACCGCGGGCGCCGGGGACGTCCTGGCCGGGATCCTCGGCACGGCGCTCGCCGGCCTGCGCGACCCGCACGACCCCGAGGCCGTCGCGTGCGCGGCCGCCGACGCCGCCGTCCTGCACGGCCGGGCCGCGGCCCTGGCCTCGGCGACCGGTCCGCTCGCCGCCCTCGACGTGGCCGAGGCCGTGCCCGCCGCGCTGACCTCCCTGCCCGGGTGGGACGCGCTGTGA
- the alr gene encoding alanine racemase, whose translation MDLPTELPAVALVDLDAVARNVAVVRHRVGSAAVMAVVKADAYGHGLVPVARAALAGGATWLGVAHVHEALTLRRAGVDADVLAWILTPGTDLVPAVRADVDLSVAAPWSLETVVAAAREVGRRARVHLEVDTGMSRGGASPAEWPALLDAVAKHVEAGDVEVRGTWAHFASADVPADPSVPAQLAAFEAALATAREHGVDPGLRHHANSAAALFVPQSRYDLVRAGLAVYGLSPAPDLATGAELGLVPAMTLAARLAHVRRVPAGSGVSYGLTYTVGADTTLGLVPLGYGDGVPRHGSWDGQRSGEVLVGGARRRIAGRVCMDQVVVDLGDEAAAPGDPAVVFGPGTDGEATADDWARAAGTIPWEVVTRVGARVPRRHTGTAGVPHPSEVPA comes from the coding sequence GTGGACCTGCCCACCGAGCTGCCGGCCGTGGCGCTCGTCGACCTCGACGCCGTCGCCCGCAACGTCGCCGTCGTGCGCCACCGGGTCGGCTCGGCCGCGGTCATGGCCGTCGTCAAGGCCGACGCGTACGGCCACGGTCTCGTCCCCGTCGCCCGCGCCGCCCTCGCCGGGGGCGCCACCTGGCTCGGCGTCGCCCACGTCCACGAGGCGCTGACCCTGCGCCGGGCGGGCGTCGACGCCGACGTCCTGGCCTGGATCCTCACCCCGGGCACCGACCTCGTCCCCGCCGTCCGCGCCGACGTCGACCTGTCGGTCGCCGCCCCCTGGTCCCTGGAGACCGTCGTCGCCGCGGCCCGGGAGGTGGGCCGCCGGGCGAGGGTCCACCTGGAGGTCGACACCGGCATGTCCCGCGGGGGCGCCTCCCCGGCCGAGTGGCCGGCGCTGCTGGACGCCGTGGCGAAGCACGTCGAGGCCGGCGACGTCGAGGTCCGCGGGACGTGGGCGCACTTCGCCAGCGCCGACGTCCCCGCCGACCCGTCGGTGCCCGCCCAGCTCGCGGCCTTCGAGGCGGCCCTCGCGACCGCGCGCGAGCACGGCGTCGACCCCGGCCTGCGCCACCACGCCAACTCGGCCGCCGCCCTCTTCGTCCCGCAGTCCCGCTACGACCTCGTCCGCGCCGGGCTCGCGGTCTACGGCCTCAGCCCCGCCCCCGACCTCGCCACGGGCGCCGAGCTGGGGCTCGTCCCGGCGATGACCCTCGCGGCCCGCCTGGCCCACGTCCGCCGCGTGCCGGCCGGTTCCGGCGTCTCCTACGGCCTGACGTACACCGTCGGTGCCGACACGACCCTCGGCCTGGTGCCCCTCGGGTACGGCGACGGCGTGCCCCGGCACGGCTCCTGGGACGGGCAGCGCTCCGGGGAGGTCCTCGTCGGCGGGGCCCGGCGCCGCATCGCCGGGCGCGTCTGCATGGACCAGGTCGTCGTCGACCTCGGCGACGAGGCCGCCGCACCCGGTGACCCCGCGGTCGTCTTCGGCCCCGGCACCGACGGCGAGGCCACGGCCGACGACTGGGCGCGGGCGGCCGGGACGATCCCCTGGGAGGTCGTCACCCGCGTCGGCGCCCGCGTCCCCCGCCGGCACACCGGGACGGCCGGCGTCCCGCACCCCTCGGAGGTTCCCGCGTGA
- a CDS encoding alpha/beta hydrolase, giving the protein MRPVLPTLPGLPVRRRPPRRRPAGRREELLPLTGTPVEVVTDDGARLHVEVDEVDRPAADAPAATVVLCHGYALSADCWHFQRLALRGRHRLVLPDLRGHGRSTRGPGGPVSVARLADDLGRVLDAVAPEGPLVLVGHSLGGMTVMELAARRPDLLVRTTGAALVATSAGGLAAVDHGLPLLGHHLVHWAELALDRAGGRYDVLERSRRVGADLEQRLVRHWSFAGPVAPELVRLSARMMAQTPVDVIADLLPAFATLDERGALAGLAGRPVLVVAAERDLMTPAAHGREIADALPEAEHVLVRGAGHLVMLEHPGVVTARLERLLARAADASGPPAAAHEVVVPLTGRGRRGRG; this is encoded by the coding sequence GTGAGGCCCGTCCTGCCCACCCTCCCCGGCCTGCCCGTCCGCCGCCGTCCACCGCGCCGGCGCCCGGCCGGCCGCCGCGAGGAGCTGCTGCCCCTGACGGGTACCCCCGTCGAGGTCGTCACCGACGACGGGGCCCGGCTGCACGTCGAGGTCGACGAGGTGGACCGGCCGGCCGCCGACGCTCCCGCCGCCACGGTCGTGCTGTGCCACGGGTACGCCCTGTCGGCCGACTGCTGGCACTTCCAGCGGCTCGCGCTGCGCGGGCGGCACCGCCTCGTGCTGCCCGACCTGCGCGGTCACGGCCGGTCCACGCGCGGACCGGGGGGGCCGGTGAGCGTGGCCCGGCTCGCCGACGACCTCGGCCGGGTCCTCGACGCCGTCGCCCCCGAGGGCCCCCTCGTGCTCGTCGGGCACTCCCTGGGCGGCATGACGGTCATGGAGCTCGCCGCGCGCCGGCCCGACCTGCTGGTGCGGACCACCGGTGCCGCGCTCGTCGCGACGTCGGCGGGCGGGCTGGCCGCCGTCGACCACGGGCTGCCGCTGCTCGGGCACCACCTCGTGCACTGGGCCGAGCTGGCCCTCGACCGCGCCGGCGGCCGCTACGACGTCCTCGAACGCAGCCGCCGCGTCGGCGCCGACCTCGAGCAGCGCCTCGTGCGGCACTGGAGCTTCGCCGGACCCGTCGCGCCCGAGCTCGTCCGGCTCAGCGCCCGCATGATGGCGCAGACCCCCGTCGACGTCATCGCCGACCTGCTGCCCGCCTTCGCCACCCTCGACGAGCGGGGGGCGCTCGCGGGTCTGGCGGGCCGGCCCGTCCTCGTCGTCGCCGCCGAACGGGACCTCATGACCCCCGCCGCCCACGGCCGCGAGATCGCCGACGCGCTGCCGGAGGCCGAGCACGTCCTCGTCCGCGGGGCGGGTCACCTCGTCATGCTGGAGCACCCCGGTGTCGTGACCGCCCGGCTGGAGCGGCTGCTCGCCCGGGCCGCCGACGCGTCCGGACCACCGGCCGCGGCGCACGAGGTCGTCGTGCCCCTCACCGGTCGCGGACGCCGGGGGCGGGGGTGA
- the tsaE gene encoding tRNA (adenosine(37)-N6)-threonylcarbamoyltransferase complex ATPase subunit type 1 TsaE yields MSAAPEAAELLLGTPEATAAFGERVGRLLRAGDLVLLSGDLGAGKTTFTRGLARGLGVRGPVTSPTFVIAREHPSLVGGPVLVHVDAYRLGSLAEVDDLDLDTAAEEAVTVVEWGRGFVEELAGDRLEVDLLRPHGAAPIGTDAEGEAPVEPRRARVLGIGGRWAGVRLA; encoded by the coding sequence GTGAGCGCCGCGCCGGAGGCCGCGGAGCTGCTGCTGGGCACCCCCGAGGCGACCGCCGCGTTCGGCGAGCGCGTGGGACGGCTCCTGCGGGCCGGTGACCTCGTGCTGCTGTCCGGCGACCTCGGCGCGGGCAAGACGACCTTCACCCGCGGGCTGGCGCGGGGGCTGGGGGTGCGCGGGCCGGTGACGTCCCCGACGTTCGTCATCGCCCGCGAGCACCCCTCCCTCGTCGGCGGGCCGGTGCTGGTGCACGTCGACGCCTACCGGCTCGGCTCCCTCGCGGAGGTCGACGACCTCGACCTCGACACCGCGGCCGAGGAGGCCGTGACGGTCGTGGAGTGGGGCCGCGGGTTCGTCGAGGAGCTGGCGGGGGACCGGCTCGAGGTCGACCTCCTGCGCCCGCACGGGGCGGCCCCGATAGGCACCGACGCCGAGGGCGAAGCCCCCGTGGAGCCCCGTCGGGCGCGGGTGCTGGGGATCGGTGGGCGCTGGGCGGGGGTGCGGCTCGCGTGA
- a CDS encoding alpha/beta hydrolase, whose amino-acid sequence MSAEGSLAGRTDDARVHGFARRHAVRPRAGVLVLHGFTATPLSVAGWAEEFHAAGFDVEVPLLPGHGTTVPDCERTTWADWLGAAQAALDRLDHEVVLVAGISMGGGLALRLAQLHPDRVHGLVLANPAVLLEPWKLAAVQTLGRVLPRWPGVAGDLRDTSARVLAYERTPLRALVSQTGGWRDVRRDLALVRQPVLLLRSRVDHVVPAASSRAVLAGISSADVSEVVYANSFHELTSDRDAPAVFAASVRFARRRAHPDHPGGTGPGPA is encoded by the coding sequence GTGAGCGCCGAAGGGTCGCTCGCCGGGCGGACCGACGACGCCCGGGTCCACGGCTTCGCGCGCCGGCACGCGGTCCGCCCGCGGGCGGGCGTCCTGGTCCTGCACGGGTTCACGGCCACCCCGCTGTCCGTGGCGGGCTGGGCCGAGGAGTTCCACGCCGCCGGGTTCGACGTCGAGGTCCCGCTCCTGCCCGGGCACGGCACGACCGTCCCCGACTGCGAGCGCACGACGTGGGCCGACTGGCTCGGCGCCGCGCAGGCCGCGCTGGACCGGCTGGACCACGAGGTGGTCCTCGTCGCGGGCATCTCCATGGGCGGGGGTCTCGCCCTGCGGCTGGCGCAGCTGCACCCCGACCGCGTGCACGGTCTCGTCCTGGCCAACCCGGCCGTGCTCCTGGAGCCCTGGAAGCTGGCGGCGGTGCAGACCCTGGGCCGGGTCCTGCCGCGCTGGCCCGGCGTGGCCGGGGACCTGCGGGACACCTCCGCGCGGGTGCTCGCCTACGAGCGCACGCCGCTGCGCGCGCTCGTCTCCCAGACCGGCGGCTGGCGGGACGTGCGCCGCGACCTCGCCCTGGTCCGGCAGCCCGTGCTGCTGCTGCGATCGCGTGTCGACCACGTCGTCCCGGCGGCTTCGTCGCGGGCCGTGCTGGCCGGGATCTCCTCGGCCGACGTCTCGGAAGTGGTGTACGCCAACAGCTTCCACGAGCTGACGTCGGATCGCGACGCCCCCGCCGTGTTCGCCGCCTCGGTGCGCTTCGCCCGCCGCCGGGCGCACCCCGACCACCCGGGCGGGACGGGTCCGGGCCCGGCCTAG
- the tsaB gene encoding tRNA (adenosine(37)-N6)-threonylcarbamoyltransferase complex dimerization subunit type 1 TsaB, whose protein sequence is MLLLALDTATDGVAVAAHDGERVLAAARAGTARSHNEVLVPTVAQVLRAAGRERRDVTDVAVGVGPGPFTGLRVGIATARTLALAWGARVHGVCSLDALAAEAAARGRTGEFLVATDARRREVHTARYAVAGGSLRRTAGPDVLRPADVVVDVPVVGSGTRLYPDVLGGEQGPFDVDGGALARVVVDALAGRPGPGLLPPEPLYLRRPDATAPGARKRVTA, encoded by the coding sequence GTGCTGCTGCTCGCGCTCGACACCGCCACCGACGGCGTGGCGGTCGCCGCCCACGACGGGGAGCGGGTCCTCGCCGCCGCCCGGGCGGGGACGGCCCGCAGCCACAACGAGGTCCTCGTCCCGACCGTCGCCCAGGTGCTGCGCGCCGCGGGCCGGGAACGCCGCGACGTCACCGACGTGGCCGTCGGGGTCGGCCCGGGGCCCTTCACCGGTCTGCGCGTGGGGATCGCCACCGCCCGCACCCTCGCCCTCGCGTGGGGGGCCCGCGTCCACGGCGTCTGCTCCCTGGACGCCCTCGCCGCCGAGGCCGCCGCGCGGGGACGGACGGGGGAGTTCCTCGTCGCGACCGACGCCCGCCGGCGCGAGGTCCACACCGCGCGGTACGCGGTCGCGGGCGGCTCGCTGCGGCGGACCGCGGGCCCGGACGTGCTGCGCCCGGCCGACGTGGTCGTGGACGTGCCGGTCGTGGGGTCGGGGACGCGGCTGTACCCCGACGTCCTCGGCGGGGAGCAGGGCCCGTTCGACGTCGACGGCGGGGCGCTGGCCCGGGTCGTCGTGGACGCGCTCGCCGGGCGTCCCGGTCCCGGGCTGCTGCCGCCCGAGCCGCTCTACCTGCGCCGGCCCGACGCGACGGCACCGGGGGCGCGCAAGCGCGTCACGGCGTGA
- a CDS encoding class I SAM-dependent methyltransferase encodes MNTADVDALLSPAGRALLTELAGTTDADPVSLAARLRRAGHDPALAALATTQSRLRARAAAKFGARAAGLLLTAAGTEQATRAVVAREHARRFAAAGVQRVADLGCGVGADSLAFLDAGLTVLPVDADPVTAAVAGHNLGVPVRCEDVTAGVVDELGPGDGAWFDPARRTSGGRRVFDPEATSPPLSFVLATAARVPVTGAKLAPGLPHELVPAGAEAQWTSVDGEVVECALWCGPLAVPGTGRSARVVRQDAAVELDDTDLPVAEVGGVGGYLHEPDGAVIRAGLVGRVAADLGGRLVDETIAYVTTDAEVTSPFARSFRVLDVLPFGLKSLRAHLRSRDVGPLTVKKRGTAVDPDQLRRQLALKGSRPATIVLTRVAGRQSALVVEPLS; translated from the coding sequence GTGAACACCGCCGACGTCGACGCCCTGCTCTCGCCGGCGGGCCGCGCCCTGCTCACCGAACTGGCCGGCACCACCGACGCCGACCCGGTCTCGCTCGCCGCTCGGCTGCGGCGCGCGGGTCACGACCCGGCGCTCGCCGCCCTGGCCACGACCCAGTCCCGGTTGCGGGCCAGGGCCGCGGCCAAGTTCGGCGCCCGGGCGGCCGGGCTGCTGCTCACCGCCGCCGGGACCGAGCAGGCCACCCGCGCGGTGGTCGCCCGCGAGCACGCCCGCCGCTTCGCCGCCGCCGGCGTGCAGCGCGTCGCCGACCTCGGCTGCGGGGTCGGCGCCGACTCCCTCGCCTTCCTCGACGCGGGCCTGACCGTCCTGCCCGTCGACGCCGATCCGGTCACGGCCGCGGTCGCCGGGCACAACCTCGGCGTCCCGGTCCGCTGCGAGGACGTCACGGCGGGAGTCGTGGACGAGCTGGGGCCGGGGGACGGGGCGTGGTTCGACCCGGCCCGGCGCACCTCGGGCGGGCGGCGCGTCTTCGACCCCGAGGCCACCTCCCCTCCCCTGTCCTTCGTCCTGGCGACCGCGGCCCGCGTCCCGGTGACGGGCGCCAAGCTCGCCCCGGGCCTGCCGCACGAGCTGGTGCCGGCCGGCGCGGAGGCGCAGTGGACGTCGGTGGACGGGGAGGTCGTCGAGTGCGCGCTGTGGTGCGGCCCGCTGGCCGTCCCGGGCACCGGGCGCAGCGCCCGCGTCGTGCGCCAGGACGCCGCGGTCGAGCTCGACGACACCGACCTGCCCGTCGCGGAGGTCGGTGGGGTGGGCGGGTACCTGCACGAACCCGACGGGGCCGTCATCCGCGCCGGTCTCGTCGGGCGGGTCGCGGCCGACCTCGGCGGCCGGCTCGTCGACGAGACGATCGCCTACGTCACGACGGACGCGGAGGTCACCTCCCCGTTCGCCCGGTCCTTCCGCGTCCTGGACGTGCTGCCCTTCGGGCTCAAGAGCCTGCGGGCGCACCTGCGCTCCCGCGACGTGGGGCCGCTGACCGTCAAGAAGCGCGGGACGGCCGTCGACCCCGACCAGCTGCGCAGGCAGCTGGCGCTCAAGGGGTCCCGGCCCGCGACGATCGTGCTGACGCGCGTGGCGGGCAGGCAGAGCGCGCTGGTGGTGGAACCGCTCAGCTGA
- the groES gene encoding co-chaperone GroES → MSVSITPLEDRIVVKPLDAEQTTASGLVIPDTAKEKPQEGEVLAVGPGRVDDNGNRVPVDVSVGDKVIYSKYGGTEVKYGGDELLILSARDVLAKVAK, encoded by the coding sequence GTGTCGGTCTCCATCACTCCGCTCGAGGACCGCATCGTCGTCAAGCCGCTCGACGCGGAGCAGACGACCGCTTCCGGTCTCGTCATCCCGGACACCGCCAAGGAGAAGCCCCAGGAGGGCGAGGTCCTGGCCGTGGGCCCGGGCCGCGTGGACGACAACGGCAACCGCGTGCCGGTCGACGTGTCCGTCGGCGACAAGGTCATCTACTCCAAGTACGGCGGCACCGAGGTGAAGTACGGCGGCGACGAGCTGCTGATCCTCTCGGCGCGCGACGTCCTCGCCAAGGTCGCCAAGTAA
- the groL gene encoding chaperonin GroEL (60 kDa chaperone family; promotes refolding of misfolded polypeptides especially under stressful conditions; forms two stacked rings of heptamers to form a barrel-shaped 14mer; ends can be capped by GroES; misfolded proteins enter the barrel where they are refolded when GroES binds), translating into MAKQLSFDDTARKSLERGVDALANAVKVTLGPKGRNVVIDKKWGAPTITNDGVTIAREVELEDPYENLGAQLAKEVATKTNDIAGDGTTTATVLAQALVKEGLRNVAAGAAPAGLKRGIDAAVEAVNDKLLSLARDVDGKGDIAHVATISAQDATVGDLLADAFDKVGKDGVITVEESSTTALELDFTEGMQFDKGYISPYFVTDAERQEAVLEDAYVLVHQGKISTVQDLLPLLEKVLKASKPLLIIAEDVDGEALSTLVVNKIRGTFNAVAVKAPGFGDRRKAILQDIATLTGAQVVAEEVGLKLDQIDLDALGTARRITVTKDDTTIVDGAGSADDIAGRVAQIKAEVERTDSDWDREKLQERLAKLSGGVVVIKVGAHTEVELKEKKHRIEDAVSATRAAIEEGIVAGGGSALVHAVSVLEDGLGKTGDEATGVALVRKAASEPLRWIAENAGLEGYVVVEKVRSLEPGSGLNAATGEYVDLLAGGVLDPVKVTRSALRNAASIASMVLTTDTLVVDKKEEEPAAAGHGHGHGH; encoded by the coding sequence ATGGCCAAGCAGCTCTCGTTCGACGACACCGCGCGCAAGTCCCTCGAGCGCGGCGTCGACGCCCTCGCCAACGCCGTCAAGGTGACCCTGGGCCCCAAGGGCCGCAACGTGGTCATCGACAAGAAGTGGGGGGCGCCGACGATCACGAACGACGGCGTCACCATCGCCCGCGAGGTCGAGCTCGAGGACCCGTACGAGAACCTCGGCGCCCAGCTCGCCAAGGAGGTCGCCACCAAGACGAACGACATCGCCGGTGACGGCACCACCACCGCGACCGTCCTGGCCCAGGCCCTCGTCAAGGAAGGCCTGCGCAACGTCGCGGCCGGCGCGGCCCCGGCCGGCCTCAAGCGCGGCATCGACGCGGCCGTCGAGGCCGTCAACGACAAGCTCCTGTCGCTGGCCCGCGACGTCGACGGCAAGGGCGACATCGCCCACGTCGCGACGATCTCGGCCCAGGACGCGACCGTCGGCGACCTGCTCGCCGACGCGTTCGACAAGGTCGGCAAGGACGGCGTCATCACGGTCGAGGAGTCCTCCACGACCGCCCTCGAGCTGGACTTCACCGAGGGGATGCAGTTCGACAAGGGCTACATCTCGCCGTACTTCGTCACCGACGCCGAGCGCCAGGAAGCGGTCCTCGAGGACGCCTACGTGCTCGTGCACCAGGGCAAGATCTCCACGGTGCAGGACCTGCTGCCGCTGCTGGAGAAGGTCCTCAAGGCCTCCAAGCCGCTGCTGATCATCGCCGAGGACGTCGACGGCGAGGCGCTGTCGACCCTGGTGGTCAACAAGATCCGTGGCACCTTCAACGCCGTCGCGGTCAAGGCCCCCGGCTTCGGGGACCGCCGCAAGGCGATCCTGCAGGACATCGCCACCCTCACCGGCGCGCAGGTCGTCGCCGAGGAGGTCGGCCTCAAGCTCGACCAGATCGACCTCGACGCGCTGGGCACCGCCCGCCGCATCACGGTCACCAAGGACGACACGACGATCGTCGACGGCGCCGGCTCGGCCGACGACATCGCCGGCCGCGTCGCCCAGATCAAGGCCGAGGTCGAGCGCACCGACTCCGACTGGGACCGCGAGAAGCTCCAGGAGCGCCTCGCCAAGCTGTCCGGTGGCGTCGTCGTCATCAAGGTCGGCGCGCACACCGAGGTCGAGCTCAAGGAGAAGAAGCACCGCATCGAGGACGCCGTCTCCGCGACGCGCGCCGCGATCGAGGAGGGCATCGTCGCCGGCGGCGGCTCGGCCCTGGTGCACGCCGTCTCCGTGCTCGAGGACGGCCTGGGCAAGACCGGGGACGAGGCGACCGGTGTCGCCCTCGTGCGCAAGGCGGCCTCCGAGCCGCTGCGCTGGATCGCCGAGAACGCCGGCCTCGAGGGCTACGTCGTGGTCGAGAAGGTCCGTTCGCTCGAACCGGGCAGCGGTCTGAACGCCGCGACGGGTGAGTACGTCGACCTGCTGGCCGGCGGGGTCCTGGACCCGGTCAAGGTGACGCGCTCCGCGCTGCGCAACGCCGCCTCGATCGCGTCGATGGTCCTGACCACCGACACGCTCGTCGTGGACAAGAAGGAGGAGGAGCCCGCCGCCGCGGGTCACGGTCACGGTCACGGCCACTGA
- a CDS encoding WhiB family transcriptional regulator, with product MAEISRLPGPVADVWEWQLDGSCREADPNLFFHPEGERGPARRNRDAAAQAICAGCPVLEMCRKHALKVREPYGVWGGMTEDDREAVYATERRRGMRAVG from the coding sequence ATGGCCGAGATCTCTCGTCTCCCCGGACCCGTCGCCGACGTCTGGGAGTGGCAGCTCGACGGCTCCTGCCGCGAAGCCGACCCGAACCTCTTCTTCCACCCCGAGGGTGAGCGTGGCCCCGCCCGCCGCAACCGCGACGCGGCCGCCCAGGCCATCTGCGCCGGCTGCCCCGTCCTGGAGATGTGCCGCAAGCACGCGCTGAAGGTGCGCGAACCCTACGGCGTGTGGGGCGGCATGACCGAGGACGACCGCGAAGCCGTCTACGCGACCGAGCGTCGGCGCGGGATGCGCGCCGTCGGCTGA